Proteins co-encoded in one Verrucomicrobiota bacterium genomic window:
- a CDS encoding biopolymer transporter ExbD, translated as MRFLPNKRRNPPSVIIVSLIDVLIVVLIFLVVSTTFKKQPVIKLVLPVSKQAKEGAADSAPMLVTVAKDEPHFYLGERPVTIQRLEEEFAKHVAKNPEVSLSIRADEKAPFGPIVSVLDAAKSAKVKNVSAFTKPAGGR; from the coding sequence ATGCGCTTCCTCCCGAACAAGCGGCGCAATCCGCCCTCGGTGATCATCGTGTCGCTGATCGACGTGCTGATCGTGGTGCTGATCTTCCTCGTGGTGAGCACCACGTTCAAGAAGCAGCCGGTGATCAAGCTCGTGCTTCCGGTGTCCAAGCAGGCCAAGGAAGGCGCTGCAGACAGCGCGCCCATGCTCGTGACGGTCGCGAAGGACGAACCGCACTTTTATCTCGGCGAGCGGCCCGTGACAATCCAGCGGTTGGAGGAGGAATTCGCGAAGCACGTGGCCAAGAATCCGGAAGTGTCGCTGTCCATCCGTGCGGATGAGAAGGCGCCGTTCGGCCCGATCGTGAGCGTGCTCGATGCGGCGAAGTCAGCGAAGGTGAAGAACGTCAGCGCGTTCACGAAGCCGGCGGGAGGGCGGTAG
- a CDS encoding MotA/TolQ/ExbB proton channel family protein, with protein MENLILLLLVLTSIVSVTFIIERAFALRWHRVLPPDVSEAARNCRSDAGLPMLHRICKDHPSALSRLLVAAATHLDCPRSENVEALQTRARHEVARLERGIVVLEITTGIAPLLGLVGTIYGLILLFGTMDAGAAADGGRFAGGIALALRATLMGLLIAIPSLVSWSYFTRKVETLAVELESECDDFLRRFYGSNGERRGRVTE; from the coding sequence ATGGAAAATCTCATCCTGTTGCTGCTGGTGCTGACCTCGATCGTCAGCGTGACGTTCATCATCGAGCGGGCGTTCGCGCTGCGATGGCACCGCGTGCTGCCGCCGGACGTGTCGGAGGCCGCGCGCAATTGCCGGAGCGATGCCGGGCTGCCGATGCTGCACCGCATCTGCAAGGACCACCCATCCGCGCTGAGCCGGCTGCTCGTGGCCGCGGCGACGCATCTGGATTGTCCGCGGTCTGAAAACGTCGAGGCGCTGCAGACGCGGGCGCGGCACGAAGTGGCGCGGCTGGAGCGCGGGATCGTGGTGCTCGAAATCACCACGGGCATCGCGCCGCTGCTCGGGCTGGTCGGGACGATCTACGGTTTGATCCTGTTGTTCGGGACGATGGACGCGGGCGCGGCGGCGGACGGCGGGCGCTTCGCGGGCGGCATCGCGCTGGCGTTGCGCGCGACGTTGATGGGGTTGCTGATCGCGATCCCTTCGCTGGTGTCGTGGAGCTACTTCACGCGGAAGGTCGAGACGCTGGCGGTGGAATTGGAGAGCGAGTGCGATGATTTCCTGCGGCGGTTTTATGGAAGCAACGGCGAACGGCGCGGGAGGGTGACCGAGTGA
- a CDS encoding UDP-N-acetylglucosamine diphosphorylase, with protein MFKPTDLFDLTQTEHAALFDGCEHAWDALKKLKAYIEANCRPENRARVEGAARIGSMVFIGEGTVIEDGAMVKGPAIIGRHCEIRHGAYIRDHVIVGDGCVVGNSCELKHSMLFNNGQVPHFNYVGDSILGHKAHLGAGVVLSNVKVVAGNVTVEVNGRPMDTGLRKFGAMLGDRTDIGCNSVLNPGSVIGRGSVVYPTTNWRGVLPPDSIAKNKAPVEVVTRRKS; from the coding sequence ATGTTCAAGCCGACCGACCTCTTCGACCTGACACAGACCGAGCACGCGGCGCTCTTCGACGGATGCGAGCACGCGTGGGACGCGCTCAAGAAACTCAAGGCCTACATCGAGGCGAACTGCCGGCCTGAAAACCGCGCCCGCGTCGAAGGCGCCGCGCGCATCGGATCGATGGTTTTCATCGGCGAAGGCACCGTCATCGAGGACGGCGCGATGGTCAAGGGCCCGGCCATCATCGGGAGGCACTGCGAAATCCGCCACGGCGCTTACATCCGCGACCACGTCATTGTCGGCGACGGCTGCGTGGTGGGAAACTCGTGCGAGCTGAAACACTCGATGCTCTTCAACAACGGCCAGGTCCCGCATTTCAACTACGTGGGCGACTCCATTCTCGGCCACAAGGCGCATCTCGGCGCGGGCGTGGTGCTCTCGAACGTGAAAGTCGTCGCCGGCAACGTGACCGTGGAGGTGAACGGCAGGCCCATGGACACGGGCCTGCGGAAGTTCGGCGCGATGCTCGGCGACCGCACGGACATCGGCTGCAACTCCGTGCTGAACCCTGGCTCCGTCATCGGCCGCGGCTCGGTGGTGTATCCGACCACGAACTGGCGCGGCGTGCTCCCGCCTGATTCCATCGCGAAGAACAAAGCCCCGGTGGAGGTGGTGACGCGGCGCAAGAGTTGA
- the truB gene encoding tRNA pseudouridine(55) synthase TruB, which translates to MHTFDLLDGALLIDKPAGLTSHDVVDCVRGLFHVKKVGHCGTLDPNATGLLVLLLGRATKLAEKLMADDKVYEGTMRFGVETASYDADGEVTATLAVPPLTLDQLNAAAATFHGDVMQLPPMVSAVKIKGVPLYKLARKGMDVERKERLVHIYTYEFTAYAEPIAWFRVACTKGTYVRTLAFDLGRTLGCGAHLRNLRRLVSGQFDIADAIPLEDLSALGVKDLQPRLIPFVRLVQMTG; encoded by the coding sequence ATGCACACGTTCGACCTGCTCGACGGCGCCCTTCTCATCGACAAGCCCGCCGGCCTCACCTCGCACGATGTCGTGGACTGTGTGCGCGGGCTGTTCCACGTCAAAAAAGTCGGCCACTGCGGCACGCTCGACCCGAACGCCACCGGCCTGCTCGTGCTCCTCCTCGGCCGCGCCACCAAGCTCGCCGAGAAACTCATGGCCGACGACAAAGTCTACGAGGGCACCATGCGATTCGGCGTCGAGACCGCCAGCTACGACGCCGACGGCGAAGTCACCGCCACCCTTGCCGTCCCGCCGCTCACCCTCGACCAACTCAACGCCGCCGCCGCCACGTTTCACGGCGACGTGATGCAACTCCCCCCCATGGTGTCCGCCGTGAAAATCAAGGGCGTGCCCCTCTACAAACTCGCGCGCAAAGGCATGGACGTGGAGCGCAAGGAACGCCTTGTCCACATCTACACCTACGAGTTCACCGCCTACGCCGAGCCCATCGCATGGTTTCGCGTCGCCTGCACCAAGGGCACCTACGTCCGCACCCTCGCCTTCGACCTCGGCCGCACACTCGGCTGCGGCGCCCACCTGCGCAACCTTCGCCGCCTCGTCAGCGGCCAGTTCGACATCGCCGACGCCATCCCGCTCGAAGACTTGTCCGCGCTCGGCGTGAAGGACCTCCAGCCGCGCCTCATCCCGTTCGTGCGGCTCGTGCAGATGACCGGGTGA
- a CDS encoding bifunctional oligoribonuclease/PAP phosphatase NrnA yields MRPVPKTVSRILDALRGCKRVCVVGHMRPDGDCIGSQVGLALALRDTGRKVACWNQDRVPHKLAFLVPDGLMQQPRAGCAFDAVIATDCASVERLGTLAAHIADRRVFINIDHHESNTRYADINWVSGREASTGELIFRLLKAANWPITPPIADCLFTAVSTDTGSFQYPSTRPSTYHVAAELVKRGASLARICHEVYQSFPVSRMKLLRHVFNHFRLADSDRIAWVRLRKSDYARTGADPADSEGLIDHIRDIEPVIVACVFEEAGPGLTRVSLRSKSAAVNVNEIAAPFGGGGHPAAAGARIRGNPADIQRRVLAAIKKSIAAAH; encoded by the coding sequence GTGAGGCCCGTTCCCAAAACCGTCTCCCGCATCCTCGACGCCCTCCGCGGCTGCAAACGTGTCTGCGTCGTCGGCCACATGCGGCCCGACGGCGACTGCATCGGCTCGCAGGTCGGCCTCGCGCTCGCGCTGCGCGACACCGGCCGCAAGGTCGCCTGCTGGAACCAGGACCGCGTGCCGCACAAGCTTGCGTTCCTCGTCCCCGACGGCCTGATGCAGCAACCGCGCGCCGGCTGCGCGTTCGACGCCGTGATTGCGACGGATTGCGCGAGCGTCGAGCGCCTCGGCACGCTCGCGGCCCACATCGCGGACCGGCGCGTCTTCATCAACATCGACCATCACGAGAGCAACACCCGCTACGCCGACATCAACTGGGTCTCCGGCCGCGAAGCCTCCACCGGCGAGCTCATCTTCCGCCTCCTCAAGGCCGCCAACTGGCCCATCACGCCGCCGATCGCGGACTGCCTCTTCACCGCCGTCTCCACCGACACCGGCTCGTTCCAATACCCGAGCACGCGCCCGTCCACCTACCACGTCGCCGCCGAGCTCGTGAAGCGCGGCGCCAGCCTCGCCCGCATCTGCCACGAGGTCTACCAGTCCTTCCCCGTCTCGCGCATGAAGCTCCTCCGCCACGTCTTCAACCACTTCCGCCTCGCCGACTCCGACCGCATCGCGTGGGTCCGCCTGCGCAAATCTGATTACGCCCGCACCGGCGCCGACCCCGCCGACAGCGAGGGCCTCATCGACCACATCCGCGACATCGAGCCCGTCATCGTCGCGTGCGTCTTCGAGGAAGCCGGGCCGGGCCTCACGCGTGTCAGCCTCCGCTCCAAGAGCGCCGCGGTGAACGTCAACGAAATCGCCGCACCCTTCGGCGGGGGCGGGCATCCGGCCGCAGCCGGCGCGCGCATCCGCGGCAACCCCGCCGACATTCAGCGGCGCGTGCTCGCCGCCATCAAGAAGTCCATCGCCGCCGCGCACTGA
- the rbfA gene encoding 30S ribosome-binding factor RbfA, which produces MPHRRLDRVNEMLKRSLGEIVRREFAIETAGLITVNDVEVAPDLQTATVYIGVIGSPQQRHAAIPLLDKHRARIQSLMAADIVLRYTPVLRFLYDDSVERGNRVLTILEEVEKTLPKEEPKR; this is translated from the coding sequence ATGCCGCACCGCCGTCTCGACCGCGTCAACGAGATGCTCAAGCGCAGCCTCGGCGAAATCGTCCGCCGCGAATTCGCCATCGAGACCGCCGGCCTCATCACCGTCAACGACGTCGAAGTCGCGCCCGACCTCCAGACCGCGACCGTTTACATCGGCGTCATCGGCAGCCCCCAGCAGCGCCACGCCGCCATCCCCTTGCTCGACAAGCACCGCGCCCGCATCCAGTCCCTCATGGCCGCCGACATCGTCCTCCGCTACACGCCCGTCCTGCGGTTTCTCTACGACGACTCCGTGGAACGCGGCAACCGCGTGCTCACCATCCTTGAGGAAGTGGAGAAGACGCTGCCCAAGGAAGAGCCGAAGCGATAA
- the infB gene encoding translation initiation factor IF-2: MPVRIYDIARKLGIESKDVLTKAKDLGIKEAKVPSSSLDKITAEYLEEQLGGVKVAPAPAPVPESQPVLIVAPPEPPLVVAEQGVTFVHAAPETAGAVSLPAPEMLPTMPAPGIAVISPATVAPGGQPTPVVEARATPVTPPAPPPVPAGPVLGQKVGSIAPTWLKSPSARTATRISEPAVPAAKPAAPKPTFAPKSAPRPPAPARPAEPKFVPLAEGELIIVKPPIMVRELADRMKLKPFQLIGDLMELKVFAKINDSVDELVAQKICAKRGFRFEVEKRARGEGQVHAPVRKVEVDVEDKPEDLRPRPPVVTIMGHVDHGKTTLLDGIRKANVAEGEAGGITQHIGAYTISFPHPERKTEVQQITFLDTPGHAAFSAMRARGANVTDIVILVVAANDGVMPQTLEALSHARAAKVPILVAVNKCDHPNANPMKVRQQLQDKGLTCEEWGGETIFVDCSGLTKQGVDKLLEMLLLQAEVIELKANPARRARGNVIESGLEPGGPVATVLVRKGTLKVGDVVICGHFFGKVKALINEEGKRLKEATPSVAVKILGLNGIPEAGIEFSVMENEKAARELAGTRAMEAKAIELEERKPKVTLENLFSTLAEAQNKVLKVVVKADTQGSVEAIESELGKIGSDRVALETVHGAVGTITESDVLLAAASKGIILGFHTRIDTGVADIAKHQGVQIKLYTIIYELIDEVKDAMAGLLDPVLKEVVLGSAEVRKLFALSKGGNVAGCVVSTGRITRGKVRVMRRKGLIYEGAVTTLRRFQDEVSEVRAGMECGIRLESFNDFQPGDLIESYSVEKVKQTL, from the coding sequence ATGCCCGTTCGCATTTACGACATCGCCCGCAAGCTAGGCATCGAGAGCAAGGACGTGCTCACGAAGGCCAAGGATCTTGGCATCAAGGAAGCCAAGGTTCCGTCCAGTTCGCTGGATAAAATCACGGCAGAGTATCTCGAGGAACAACTCGGCGGCGTCAAAGTCGCTCCCGCTCCCGCGCCCGTTCCCGAATCGCAGCCCGTTCTCATCGTTGCTCCGCCCGAACCTCCGCTCGTGGTTGCCGAGCAGGGCGTCACGTTTGTCCACGCCGCGCCCGAAACGGCCGGGGCCGTCTCGCTGCCGGCTCCGGAGATGCTCCCGACCATGCCCGCGCCGGGAATCGCCGTGATTTCGCCCGCGACAGTCGCGCCCGGCGGGCAACCCACGCCCGTCGTCGAGGCCAGGGCCACCCCGGTCACCCCGCCCGCGCCGCCGCCCGTTCCCGCCGGCCCGGTGCTCGGCCAGAAAGTCGGCTCCATCGCGCCCACGTGGCTCAAGTCGCCCTCCGCGCGGACGGCCACTCGCATCTCCGAACCCGCGGTTCCCGCCGCGAAACCCGCCGCCCCAAAGCCGACGTTCGCGCCCAAATCTGCTCCACGCCCACCGGCACCCGCACGGCCGGCCGAGCCCAAGTTCGTCCCGCTTGCCGAGGGCGAACTCATCATCGTCAAGCCGCCCATCATGGTCCGCGAGCTTGCGGACAGGATGAAGCTCAAGCCGTTCCAGCTCATCGGCGACCTGATGGAGCTGAAAGTGTTCGCGAAGATCAACGATTCAGTGGACGAACTCGTCGCGCAGAAAATCTGCGCGAAGCGAGGCTTCCGGTTCGAAGTCGAGAAGCGCGCCCGCGGCGAGGGGCAGGTCCACGCGCCCGTCCGCAAGGTCGAGGTTGACGTCGAGGACAAGCCCGAAGATCTCAGGCCGCGCCCGCCCGTGGTCACCATCATGGGCCACGTGGACCACGGCAAGACGACGCTCCTCGACGGCATCCGCAAGGCCAACGTCGCCGAAGGCGAAGCCGGCGGCATCACGCAACACATCGGCGCCTACACGATTTCATTCCCGCACCCCGAGCGCAAAACGGAAGTCCAGCAGATCACATTCCTCGACACGCCCGGCCACGCCGCCTTCAGTGCCATGCGCGCGCGCGGCGCGAACGTCACGGACATCGTCATCCTCGTCGTCGCCGCCAACGATGGCGTGATGCCGCAAACCCTCGAGGCGCTCAGCCACGCCCGCGCGGCCAAGGTCCCCATCCTCGTCGCCGTCAACAAGTGCGACCACCCGAACGCGAACCCGATGAAAGTGCGGCAGCAGCTTCAGGACAAGGGCCTGACCTGCGAGGAATGGGGAGGCGAGACCATCTTCGTGGACTGCTCCGGCCTCACCAAGCAGGGCGTGGACAAGTTGCTCGAAATGCTCCTGCTGCAGGCCGAGGTCATCGAACTCAAGGCCAACCCCGCCCGCCGCGCGCGCGGCAACGTGATCGAGTCCGGCCTCGAACCGGGCGGCCCCGTCGCCACCGTGCTCGTCCGCAAGGGCACGCTGAAGGTCGGCGACGTGGTCATCTGCGGCCACTTTTTCGGCAAGGTCAAGGCGCTCATCAACGAGGAAGGCAAACGCCTCAAGGAAGCCACGCCGTCCGTGGCCGTGAAAATCCTCGGTCTGAACGGCATCCCCGAGGCCGGCATCGAGTTTTCCGTGATGGAGAATGAAAAGGCCGCGCGCGAACTTGCCGGCACGCGGGCGATGGAGGCCAAGGCGATCGAACTCGAGGAACGCAAGCCGAAGGTCACGCTGGAAAACCTCTTCAGCACGCTCGCGGAGGCGCAGAACAAGGTGCTCAAGGTCGTCGTCAAGGCGGACACGCAAGGCTCCGTCGAGGCCATCGAGTCCGAGCTTGGCAAGATTGGCTCCGACCGCGTCGCACTCGAAACTGTCCACGGCGCCGTCGGGACCATCACCGAGAGCGACGTCCTCCTCGCCGCCGCGTCCAAGGGCATCATCCTCGGCTTCCACACGCGCATCGACACTGGCGTGGCCGACATTGCCAAGCATCAGGGCGTGCAGATCAAGCTCTACACGATCATCTACGAATTGATCGACGAGGTGAAGGACGCCATGGCCGGCCTGCTCGACCCCGTCCTCAAGGAAGTCGTCCTCGGCTCCGCCGAGGTCCGGAAACTCTTCGCGCTCTCCAAGGGCGGCAACGTCGCCGGGTGCGTCGTCTCCACCGGGCGCATCACTCGCGGCAAGGTCCGCGTCATGCGCCGCAAGGGTCTCATTTACGAGGGCGCCGTGACGACGCTGCGCCGCTTCCAGGACGAAGTCTCCGAGGTCCGCGCCGGCATGGAATGCGGCATCCGCCTGGAATCCTTCAACGATTTCCAACCCGGCGACCTCATCGAGAGTTACTCCGTCGAAAAGGTGAAGCAGACACTCTGA
- the nusA gene encoding transcription termination/antitermination protein NusA: MNAEFLAILDYWEKEKGISKDVLVQAVHEALVSAAKKAVGPARDLRCEISPKSGDIRAFAKLVVSERVVSKHDQISLFDARRIKADAQLGEEIEVEVTPTGFGRIAAQNAKQALLQQVRKFEKELIYTEFKDRTGDIVSGVVRRFDRSDVIVDLGKFEALLPNRERVPTEEYQPGERIRCFVKAVDNSGHGPEIILSRSDPQFVVKLFMLEVSEIANGTVEIKGVAREPGFRTKLAVHSRDDKVDPVGACVGLRGQRVKNIVRELNNEKMDIIKFDTNIRNYLTNALAPAKLKAFDIDEANRRCRILVSEDQLSLAIGKRGQNARLASRLTGWQVNIEPEQVVTVGFDEKVGIAIELFAGIPGVTREQAEVLVQTGFHSIEDLLQVEAKDLDEIPQLSGQAAAILDAVRAEVARRAAGGSAGLAA; encoded by the coding sequence ATGAACGCCGAGTTTTTGGCCATTTTGGATTACTGGGAAAAAGAAAAGGGCATCAGCAAGGATGTCCTGGTGCAGGCCGTCCATGAAGCGCTGGTTTCCGCCGCCAAGAAGGCCGTGGGTCCCGCCCGCGACCTCCGGTGCGAAATCAGCCCCAAGTCCGGCGACATCCGGGCCTTTGCCAAGCTGGTCGTCTCCGAACGCGTCGTTTCCAAGCACGATCAAATCTCCCTTTTCGACGCCCGGCGCATCAAGGCCGACGCCCAGCTCGGCGAGGAAATCGAGGTCGAAGTCACCCCCACCGGCTTTGGCCGCATCGCCGCCCAAAACGCCAAGCAGGCCCTCCTCCAGCAGGTCCGGAAGTTCGAGAAGGAGCTCATTTACACCGAGTTCAAGGACCGCACGGGCGACATCGTCAGCGGGGTCGTCCGCCGGTTCGACCGTTCGGACGTCATCGTGGACCTCGGCAAGTTCGAGGCGCTCCTGCCCAACCGCGAGCGCGTGCCCACCGAGGAATACCAGCCGGGCGAGCGCATCCGCTGCTTCGTCAAGGCCGTGGACAACTCGGGCCACGGCCCGGAGATCATCCTGTCGCGCTCCGACCCGCAGTTCGTTGTGAAGCTGTTCATGCTCGAAGTGTCGGAGATCGCCAACGGCACGGTCGAAATCAAGGGCGTCGCCCGCGAACCGGGCTTCCGCACCAAGCTCGCGGTCCACTCCCGCGACGACAAGGTGGACCCCGTCGGCGCGTGCGTCGGCCTGCGCGGCCAACGCGTCAAGAACATCGTCCGCGAGCTCAACAACGAGAAGATGGACATCATCAAGTTCGACACGAACATCCGGAATTACCTGACGAACGCGCTTGCCCCCGCCAAGCTGAAGGCCTTTGACATCGACGAAGCCAACCGCCGCTGCCGCATCCTCGTGAGCGAGGACCAGCTCTCGCTCGCCATCGGCAAGCGCGGCCAGAACGCCCGGCTTGCCTCGCGGTTGACCGGCTGGCAGGTGAACATCGAACCGGAGCAGGTCGTCACCGTCGGCTTCGACGAGAAGGTCGGCATTGCCATCGAGCTCTTCGCCGGCATCCCCGGCGTCACGCGCGAGCAGGCCGAAGTGCTCGTGCAGACAGGATTTCATTCGATCGAGGATCTCTTGCAGGTCGAGGCGAAAGACCTCGACGAGATTCCTCAACTGTCAGGTCAGGCTGCAGCCATCCTGGACGCTGTCCGCGCCGAAGTCGCGCGGAGGGCCGCCGGGGGCAGCGCCGGGCTGGCGGCTTGA
- a CDS encoding competence/damage-inducible protein A, which produces MHLEIINTGSELMLGRIVNSHQQWLCRRLADHGYPVRRQVAVADTAADIVAAVREALGRADVVITTGGLGPTSDDITRDEIARLLGRPLREDAASLANIEQFFAARKRPMPASTRVQAMVPAGATVLANAHGTAPGLALDVGPNPFRAGGGASWLVMLPGPPRELHPMFGTQVLPMLAAKFPRKEPFVCRTLRTVGLGESVIEERIAPGLRPLVEAGLEIGYCARTGDVDVRLSAAGVSAGRVVADAERFVRGRVGSHIYGVEDELPETVLVRLLTESKRTLALAESCTGGFIANRITDVPGASVVFRAGFVTYSNEAKQTALGVKPETLATHGAVSEATAREMAEGARRGTGADFGLAVTGIAGPTGATEGKPVGTVFIALATATGTVVISPVNRYDRPTFKYVTSQQALELMRRTVLGL; this is translated from the coding sequence ATGCACCTGGAGATCATCAACACCGGCTCGGAGCTGATGCTCGGGCGCATCGTGAACAGCCATCAGCAGTGGCTTTGCCGCAGGCTCGCCGACCACGGTTATCCGGTGCGCCGGCAGGTCGCCGTCGCGGACACCGCGGCGGACATCGTGGCGGCCGTCCGGGAGGCGCTCGGCCGCGCGGATGTGGTCATCACCACGGGCGGACTCGGGCCGACTTCCGACGACATCACGCGGGATGAAATCGCGCGGCTGCTGGGCCGCCCGTTGCGCGAGGACGCGGCGTCGCTGGCGAACATCGAGCAGTTCTTCGCCGCGCGGAAGCGCCCGATGCCCGCGAGCACGCGCGTGCAGGCGATGGTGCCCGCGGGCGCGACGGTGCTGGCCAACGCGCACGGCACCGCGCCGGGTCTGGCGCTGGACGTGGGACCGAATCCATTCCGCGCCGGGGGCGGAGCGAGCTGGCTCGTGATGTTGCCGGGGCCGCCGCGGGAGTTGCATCCGATGTTCGGCACGCAGGTGCTACCGATGCTGGCGGCGAAGTTCCCGCGCAAGGAGCCGTTTGTGTGCAGGACGCTTCGCACGGTCGGGCTGGGGGAATCCGTGATCGAGGAGCGCATCGCGCCGGGGCTGCGACCGCTGGTCGAGGCCGGACTGGAGATTGGCTATTGCGCGCGCACAGGTGACGTGGACGTCCGGCTTTCGGCGGCCGGCGTGTCCGCAGGGCGCGTGGTGGCGGACGCGGAACGGTTCGTGCGCGGGCGCGTGGGCAGTCACATTTATGGCGTGGAGGACGAGTTGCCGGAGACGGTGCTGGTGCGACTGCTCACCGAGAGCAAGCGGACCCTCGCGCTGGCTGAGTCGTGCACGGGCGGGTTCATCGCCAACCGCATCACAGATGTCCCCGGCGCCTCGGTGGTGTTCCGCGCCGGGTTCGTGACCTACTCAAACGAGGCAAAACAAACCGCGCTTGGCGTGAAGCCGGAGACGCTCGCCACGCACGGGGCGGTGAGCGAGGCGACCGCGCGGGAGATGGCCGAGGGAGCGCGTAGGGGAACTGGGGCGGACTTCGGGCTGGCGGTCACCGGCATCGCGGGGCCAACCGGAGCGACGGAAGGCAAGCCGGTCGGGACGGTTTTCATCGCGCTGGCTACCGCGACCGGGACGGTGGTCATCAGTCCGGTGAACCGATACGACCGGCCGACGTTCAAATACGTGACCTCGCAGCAGGCACTGGAACTGATGCGCCGGACGGTGCTCGGATTGTGA
- a CDS encoding transcriptional repressor yields MPSAEKLAAKGKFLDFLKRKNLRRTSQRDAIIETVFNTEEHFTAEQLLDWSRRRDKSVSRATVYRTLPLLTESGLVREMDLGKDFKYYDPNYADHPNHSHIICGDCDKIVEFESEKISQLEDEISHKLGFAVKTQRLQITGTCEQLKKLGACKNKPRR; encoded by the coding sequence GTGCCTTCGGCCGAAAAACTCGCCGCGAAAGGGAAGTTCCTCGACTTTCTGAAGCGGAAAAACCTGCGCCGCACGAGCCAGCGCGACGCCATCATCGAGACGGTCTTCAACACCGAGGAGCACTTCACCGCCGAGCAACTGCTCGACTGGTCCCGCAGGCGCGACAAGTCCGTCTCGCGCGCCACGGTCTACCGCACGCTGCCGCTGCTGACCGAGAGCGGGCTCGTGCGCGAGATGGACCTCGGCAAGGACTTCAAATACTACGACCCGAACTACGCGGACCACCCGAACCACAGCCACATCATTTGCGGCGACTGCGACAAGATCGTCGAGTTCGAGAGCGAGAAGATCTCGCAGCTCGAGGACGAGATCAGCCACAAGCTCGGGTTCGCCGTGAAAACCCAGCGCCTGCAAATCACCGGCACGTGCGAGCAGCTCAAGAAGCTCGGCGCGTGCAAGAACAAGCCCCGCCGCTAG